The genomic stretch GCGTCGCCGACCCACTCGCTCGGGTGGGGCTCGGCGTCGTCATCCTCCTCGCGGGCGTCCACAAACTGTTCGCGCCCGAGGCCTGGGCCGTCTACCTCGTCCCGCCGTTCGACCGGTTCGTCGTCCTCTCGCCCGTGCAGTTCATGCTCCTGAACGGCGTGCTCGAACCCCCGTTCGCGCTCGCGCTCGTCTTCGACCGGTACACGGTGTTCGCGGCCGCGTTCGTGACCGTCTCGCTCTCGGTCACCGTCTGTTATCTCGCGGTCGCCGCCGTCCTCACCGAGGGCGCGTTCGTCGACGTGCTCATCCGCGACGTCGGCCTCGCCGCGCTCGCCGCGAGCGTCACAGTCCGGGCGGCGAAGCGTCGTGCCGCGGCGTGAACGATTATACCGCTGGCGTGCGCGTACTCGGCCATGAGCGACACCGAAGCCGACTTCGAGGTCGACCGGAAGGCGTGGGACATGGCCGACGCGGCGGACGAACAGGTCGAGACCGTGACCGTCGCGGAGTTGCAGGCGGAACTGGACGCGCAGGCGGGCGACGAGACGGACGTCGTCGTCCTCGACGTCCGCGACATCCGCGAGGCGTGGATCGAAGGCGGCGTCCCGGGGGCGAAACACGCCCCGCGCGGGATGATCGAGTGGTGGGCCGACCCCTCCACGAAGTACTACAAGCCCTTCTTCCACCCCTCGAAGCGGTACGTCGTCTACTGTAACGAGGCCGGCCGGTCGGCGCTGGTCGCGAAGACCCTCGGCGAGATGGGCTACGACGACGTCGCCCACCTCGAAGGCGGGTTCACGGCGTGGAAAGAACAGGGCGGCGCGGTCGAAGAGGTCCCCCAGCGCGACTACAAGTAGGCGAGCCGCTCGAACTGTTCGGTTCGCGAGCGGTGTCGGGAATCACGCTGAAGACAGGGAGCGTATCAGTCGCACGACTTCGCCGACCCGGTACCAGGGGCAGCTAGGGCACGGACCGATAGATGCTGAGGGAAGGACTCGTCACTCCTCGTCGTGGGGGCCACGCGTATACTTTTTACAAGCGGTATAGGAGAATGCCCCGGGGCTTGACCCTGGGGTTGAATCCGATAGGCCGGGATACAAACCATTAATTGAACAACTCTCTAATCAATAGATAGCGATGGAATACAGTCACCGCTACCACGCTTACCCGACACAAGAGGTAGCGGCTGAACTGGAATACCATATTGACGTTCATCGCCAAGCGTACAACCACACTCGATACGAATACGAGAACGTTGACGCCGACGACATCGGCTCCGCGTACAAACACCACTATCGACTCCCCGGCTGGAAAGAAGAGTTTCCCGTTTTCTCCGATGTTAACTCGAAGACTTTGCAACGAACCGTCACACGGTTCTATCAGAACCTTTCAAACCTCTCCGACAAAAAGCAGAACGGGCACAAGGTTGGGAAACTCAAGTGGAAGTCTCCGACCGAGTACCAGAGTATGACGTATTCGCAGTCCGGTTTCGAACTCAAAAACACGAGTGGCCGACATGCGACGTTAGAACTCTCCAAAGTCGGAGACATTCGGATTCGCTACCACCGCGAAATTCCCGAACGAGCAGACATCAAGGAAGTCACCATCAAGAAGGAGACCACTGGCGAATGGTTCGTCTCCTTCGGACTCGAAACCGACGACGCTGACTTACCCGAGAAACCCGATGTGGGGTCGCTCGATACGAGCAACAGCGTGGGTATCGACCTCGGCATCCTCAACTACATCCACACGAGCGATGGGAAGACGGTAGACTGGCTTGACCTCGAAGACGAGTACGAGAGACTCCGACGAGAACAACGTAAGTTGTCTCGTAAAGAGAAAGGGTCGAGAAACTACGAGAAACAACGCCAGAAGGTCGCCAAGGTCAAACGCCACATTCATGGGAAGGTGCTGGACTATCAGCACAAAATCACGACGTGGCTAGTCAAAGAGTACGACGCTGTGTTCGTGGAAGACCTGAACGTTCAGAGTATGCTTCAGGGCGACGGGAACGCTCGCAACAAACAGGATGCGGCGTGGCGGCAATTCATCACCTTGCTCGAATATAAGGGCGACCTGTACGGCACGCACGTCGTGCAGGTTGACGCGCAAGGAACGACCAAAGATTGTTCATCGTGTGGCGTGGAGACGGTGAAACCTCTCTGGGTGCGTGAGCATTCGTGCCCGTCGTGTGGGTTTGAGTGCGACCGTGACGCGAATGCGTCGTTGAACGTCTTGCAGAGAGGCTTTTCTGAACTAGGGCTGGGATGGCCCGAAGATACGCCCGTGGAGACTGCGCTCCCTACGGACACGGATTCCGTGTCTGCAAAGCGCGTCGTAGAAACGGGAAGCCTCGGAGCTTGACCCCGAGGCGATTCACTGTCCCTGTCGCGGTATCGTTTGCTTTCATCGTTGTACTCCTCGTTCGTAATCGTCCGAAGCAACTTATCAGCGGCTTTTTTTTACCTTGTTCGAGGTCTTCTCCGGCATCAAATTACAGTAGTCGTGAATGTATATATAAGTTTAGTCTCTCATAAAATGAAATTTTTTGGTGCACACGCCTTCTGCACGCCGCAGGCCGGTACCCTCTGCTCGTGACACCTCCGGGGGAACGGTCCGACTGTACTCTCAGTGGGTGGTCGTCGTCGAAAAAAGCAGTCGTCGTGGGGTTCCGAGCCTGCTCAGTCGTCGGCGGGCGTGCCGGCACCGCTGCCGGTGGAGACGCCCGTGCCGGGGCCGACGTCAATGCCGAGGTCGTCGAGCTTCTCGTCGGGCACGACGCCGTCGACCCAGCCGCGGTGGGCGTAGTACTCGTCTTTCATCTGGTCGAGCTCACACAGTTCGCCCTCGGAGGCACCCTGGCCGGGGACGGCCTCGTCGCCCTCGACGAACCGTCCGGGGAGGGAGTCGTCGACGCCCTCGAAGCCGGCGAGGTTGTTGTAGTAGCGCTCGAGGTTGTAGATGCGCTCGCCCGCCTCCATGAGTTCGTCCTCCGTGACGCTGAGGCCGGTCATGCCGTTGTACTGGAGCACGTACTCCTCGACGCCCTCCGCGAACGCG from Salinigranum halophilum encodes the following:
- a CDS encoding RNA-guided endonuclease InsQ/TnpB family protein — protein: MEYSHRYHAYPTQEVAAELEYHIDVHRQAYNHTRYEYENVDADDIGSAYKHHYRLPGWKEEFPVFSDVNSKTLQRTVTRFYQNLSNLSDKKQNGHKVGKLKWKSPTEYQSMTYSQSGFELKNTSGRHATLELSKVGDIRIRYHREIPERADIKEVTIKKETTGEWFVSFGLETDDADLPEKPDVGSLDTSNSVGIDLGILNYIHTSDGKTVDWLDLEDEYERLRREQRKLSRKEKGSRNYEKQRQKVAKVKRHIHGKVLDYQHKITTWLVKEYDAVFVEDLNVQSMLQGDGNARNKQDAAWRQFITLLEYKGDLYGTHVVQVDAQGTTKDCSSCGVETVKPLWVREHSCPSCGFECDRDANASLNVLQRGFSELGLGWPEDTPVETALPTDTDSVSAKRVVETGSLGA
- a CDS encoding rhodanese-like domain-containing protein, coding for MSDTEADFEVDRKAWDMADAADEQVETVTVAELQAELDAQAGDETDVVVLDVRDIREAWIEGGVPGAKHAPRGMIEWWADPSTKYYKPFFHPSKRYVVYCNEAGRSALVAKTLGEMGYDDVAHLEGGFTAWKEQGGAVEEVPQRDYK
- a CDS encoding DoxX family membrane protein; its protein translation is MDRTTILRPLARAERVADPLARVGLGVVILLAGVHKLFAPEAWAVYLVPPFDRFVVLSPVQFMLLNGVLEPPFALALVFDRYTVFAAAFVTVSLSVTVCYLAVAAVLTEGAFVDVLIRDVGLAALAASVTVRAAKRRAAA